The DNA window ATTCCGTTGGAGTATCCCGCCGTCTTTCCGAAGATGAGAGGGAAAGATTGCGAAGTCTTTGCGAGAGCATCAAGCCCAATGATATGGGTCTCATCGCTAGAACGGCCGCTCAAGGTGTGGGACTTGAGCGCTTGAAAGCAGATCTCAGGCATCTCATCAGGACTTGGAGAAAACTTCAGCGCCAGGCCGAAAAGAGTAAAGCACCGAAGGCCTTCTACAGGGAGGAAGGACTCGCACTGCGTGCCGCAAGAGACATATTCACTTCCAATTTTATACAATTGGTCATCGATTCCCCCAAGGAATGCAAAAAGATCCAAGATTTCTTAAGTAAAACTTCTCCCGAGCTCAAAGACCGTGTGAAGCTTTATTCGGGAAGCACCCCCCTATTCGAAAAGTACGACGTCGATTCCCAACTGAGAAAGGCTCTCAAGAGGAGAATTTGGTTGAGGTCCGGAGGATATATCACCATTGACACCACGGAAGCCCTCACCGCGATCGACGTCAACACGGGCAAGTATGTCGGGAAAACCAGCTTGCAACGGACCATCCTCAAGACGAATCTTGAGGCGGCTCGAGAGATCGCCGATCAAATTCGTTTGAGGGATATCGGTGGAATCATAGTGATAGACTTCATCGACATGGATGATCCAAAGGACAGGGAGAAGGTTTTTTCAACCCTAAATGAAGCCCTGGCCATGGATAGGGCAAAGACCAATGTGGGGGAATTCTCGGAATTTGGTCTAGTGGAGATGACCAGGAAAAAATTCTGGCAGGGACTATTGGAAAGCTTATATGCTCCCTGTTTAAGATGTGAAGGATCGGGTGTGGTGTTTTCCGATACCGCGGCGGGAATTGAAGCCTGGCGAGGG is part of the Actinomycetota bacterium genome and encodes:
- a CDS encoding Rne/Rng family ribonuclease, with product MAELKEIIISVDDFETRLAILEKGRLAEIYVERNDAPSIVGNIYLGRVSSVLPGMDAAFVDIGQEKSAFLCVGEVVFPEEVDSLPHKIHYFLKLGQDILVQVAKGPIGIKGARVTAQIALPGRHLVLLPFGDSVGVSRRLSEDERERLRSLCESIKPNDMGLIARTAAQGVGLERLKADLRHLIRTWRKLQRQAEKSKAPKAFYREEGLALRAARDIFTSNFIQLVIDSPKECKKIQDFLSKTSPELKDRVKLYSGSTPLFEKYDVDSQLRKALKRRIWLRSGGYITIDTTEALTAIDVNTGKYVGKTSLQRTILKTNLEAAREIADQIRLRDIGGIIVIDFIDMDDPKDREKVFSTLNEALAMDRAKTNVGEFSEFGLVEMTRKKFWQGLLESLYAPCLRCEGSGVVFSDTAAGIEAWRGIKRICWAKSSEALLFKVHPRVINFLAARRGKLRKRMGKDVYLYGDPTYTPEGYELVSEGSRREIKRAYKELCREFAAIHLT